TTCACGTTCTTTAAAAAAATTTTCGTTTTCTAAAATTTCTGCTCGTTTTTGTGCGACTTCTTCGCGTACATCTTGTCTAATTTGGGCGGCTTCAACTTTTGCATCTGCTTTCGCCGCATTAATAATTTTTTTGGCAGTTAGTTCTGATTCTTTAATTTTTTTCTCAGTATTTTTAATTAATTTAAAACGTAGATATTTTTCAACTAAATATCCAATTAAATAAAATATTAAGGCACAAGCCCCTAATAATATTACTCATCCATAAACTGGCATGATAGCTCCTTTCTTAATATTAATTAAGAAAAGAAATATTTTATTTTTAATAAGTGGAATAAGATAGTATTTAACTACCAATATATATTTTACTATTTTATTTAAAAAAGAAAAGGTAAAACAAAATAATAAAAAAGTGCGGTTAAGCACTTTGTTATAATTCGGTAATTTTAATTATCAATTATTTTGTTCGGATTTTTCACCGGTTTGGCAGAACTGTTAAGCGTTCGCTGGGTTGAATGCTTTAGTTTTCAACGGTTATAATAACTATTTAAATTCTCATTAAAGGTAATAATAACTAATCCTAGTAAAATGAGCGCCGATCATACTCAATAGTATCATTGTAATTTATCAACATTAATTTCACTAATAAAGGTATTTCCTAAGATTTGTAAAACTGGGGTTCAAATCAACATTGTCAGTTGGGTTGCTAAAGCATAAGTTCCGTTTGATAATTTAACAGTTTCAAAATACATCAAACGGCCGGTTCCCATTACAATTCCTGACACATACACTAAAATTGCCTGTCACCCATATAAATCAAAGCTGGATTTAAATACTACTCATCCTTGGTAACCTGGTTGGTTGTCAATGGCGGAAGCGATTGGTAACGCAATAATTAACATTGTTCAAAAACTAATAAATGATTTTACCGATACCACTTCATAGTTAGATAGTTGAATTTTATTACTATGGAGAAAATAATCACTAATAGTTCCTTCAAAAGCATAACACAACGCCGCAACAAAGGATAATAAAACTCCGGCAATTAATTTTCAATTAATTTGTTCTTTCATGAAAAAGTAGTTAAATAACATTCCAAAGGTAAATAAGGTGGTTATTAAAATCCCTACTAGTCCAAAACGGTTAATTTTTTCTTTTAAAACAACCCGGCTAATAATCATACAATAAATTGGAGCGGTGTTTAAAATAACGTTTCCTAGGGTTCCATCATTTAAAAATAACGCCGCAATCATTAATAACGCCATTGAAATTGGTCCAGCTAGTAAACCAACGCCTGCCATAATTCATACTCGTAAATGTTTTAATTTTAAAATTAGGTTTTTAATGGAAGAGTATAACCCAACTCCACACATATAACCAAAAGGAAGGACTAAAGTATAAGTTAAATTTTTAAATTTATGATTATTATGAATAAGACTTTTTCATTCTAAAAATCCAGTTGCAAAGGCTACTAACAGAAAGGACATTAGTTCTTGAATCGTTGCTAAAAATATCGCATAAGTAATTTTAGTTGAATTATCTCCCGCAAAAAAGAACACAAATAAAGGTGTTAATGAATAAAAAATTGCCGAAGTAACACCAAAAATACTTGCTGCAAACATATGACTTTTTGATTGTTCTAAATTTTTAGTTTCCATAAATGCCCCTTTTAAATATCCTTTTTATTTTAAAATTATACCCTAATAATTTAAAAAAATAAATGGGTTTAATTTTTCTGAATTATTATTTATTTCCTAATTAAAAAAACTGATTACTCAGTTTTTTTAATTATGTGGACTAAACGGATCAATTACTGTTTTTGTATCTGGTTCTTCGCGTTTTGCCATTTTACGATCTAGTTTGTAATAATCACCATTTGACATGTTGATTCAATCCAAGATATCTTTAACTTCAGCTAGTTCTTCATAAAAATCAATGATAAATCAATCATAGAATTTATTAGTAACTAAATCACCTAGTTCGCGGGATCTTGCCGCAAAATGATTTGTAATTTCCGCAAAGTGCTTACGATGATGAGCATATTCTTCCACAACTTCTTTAATTGATTTTAATTCTTTAAAGACAGGTTCTACTTTTGTCATTTCAAAAGTACCATCGCGATCCATCATAAAGTTCATAATACGACGTTGATGTAAAACTTCATCTTGCGCTTGAACTTGATAATAATGAGCAAACCCGGGATAACCTAAGCGATCAGCATTAGTACTTAAGTTATAACAAATAAATTGCATCTTCGCATGTTCATCTAAATATTCTTGCAGATCTTTTTGCATTTCTTTTGTTAGCATTTTATCTGGCCTCTCTTTCTATCTGCCACAATTATAGCACTTTTATTTTATTTTTTTTAAATTTTATTTATAATTTTTATAAATAAAATTAATCTTCAATACTCATTTTTCAATTTTTATTATCTTCAATAAATAAATCTAATAATGGTTGGGGAATTTGTAATTCCGCTAAATCTGATAATTTGATGCTAGTACGAATTGCTAATTCATTGCCACTTTCGACTTTGTGCACTCATTGAGGTTCTGCAATTAATTCCCGCCCCATTGCTACTAAGGGAATGTTACTATCAAGTACTTTTAAGGCATCATCTGGAGTTTTAACACCCCCCACAGCAATTAACGGAATTTTATCATGAAATCTATTGATAATTTCATTAATAACTGGGGTTGGATTTTCTTTATTTCGTAAACTTTTTCGCCATACCCACGAATTCGAAATGTGAATATAATCTAACGGATATTTAACTAAGTGATCCATTAAAGCACAAGTGTCTTCCAAAGTAATGCCTGGGTTTTCAATTTCTTCGGGCGAAATCCGATACCCAACAATAAATGGTTTGGTACTATGTTCTTTCACAACAGCTAACACCTTTTCAACGACTGCTAAAGGAAATTTCATTCGTTTTTTAAGAGTTCCCCCTCATTCATCTTTCCGTTGGTTAGCATGAGGTGAAAAAAATTGTTGTAATAAATAGGTATTAGCCCCATGAATTTCAACCCCATCATAACCAGCTTTAATGGCGCGTAATGTTGCGGCACCAAAATCTTCAATTGTATCTAAAATTTCTTCCGATGTCATAGCACGGGGAGTAATTGCTCATTCTCGTAATGAAATAACAGCACTTGCAGATAATGGCTCTGGTAATAACAAAGTCTCACGGTGACATTCACGCCCCCCGTGGTGAAGTTGCATAATGGCAACCCCATGTTTCTCGTGAATTAAATCAGCTAATTTTTTTAAATTAGGAATGTACTTATCATCATCAATGGCTGGTTGGCCAATAAAAGCTTTTCCGTTCCGGTTAACATAAGCACACCCAGCAATTACCATTCCAACTCCCTCAATTCGCGCTTGGTAATAATTTAATTCATCCAACGTATATTTTCCGTTTTCAAAGCCAGAAAAAGTAGTCATTGGCGACATTATAATCCGATTTTTAATGGTAACCTGGTTTGGAAACGTAAAGGGACTAAATAATTTTTCATATTTGCGATTCATAATTAATTTCTCCTTCAATTTATTAATAATTAAACTAATGCTACTTCACAACTAATTTCATCACTAAAAATATTTGATGGTTGGTTGTGGGTCATAATCTTAAACGTAAAACTGGTAATGTGATCTTGGTGACTAAAAACTTTAAAATCATTTAAACTAAAGTATTCCTCAAAACTTTTGTTTTCATATCCTAAGTATGTCATTACTTTTGTTTTAATTAAGGTTTCTAATTCTTGCTGTTGGGAAATTTGATTATAGTTAATTTGGTGTTGAAGATAATACTCTAATTTTCAGTTTGCCAAATTAGTATAATCAACATATTCTTTCTCATACAAATGACCATTTTTCCGCAATTTAATTGGGGCGAATCATTGGGCATAAGCGGCCATTAGTAAACCAAAAATGGCAATCATTCACAACATTGCATAATCTAATGGTCGGTTATTCATCACAAATAAATCTGCCCCATTTTCCCGCTGAGTTTCTAGAACAAAGCGAATTAAGTTTCAACCAAAGAAATATAAACCAGCCTGGACTCCCGAACGAGTAATTCAATAACCTTCTGGGTTATTTAAACGGGTTAGTTCTTTCGCATCATTTACCCACCATTTTTTTAAACGGTTAATGGTTGGAGAAGATGTTTCTTTAAATTTTTTTGGTTTAATTTGTTCTAATTGTTTTTGGGTAGGATTATTATAGTAAAAAGCTTTGTCCCACACTTCTTTTCAAGTTAATTTATCAGGTTCTTCAATTTTTCGGTTAAAGAAATGACGAATACTATATTTAAAATCAAACGGATATTTTTGAGGATCTTTTTTTCATGGTTTTGGTCCTAAAACTTTACCAAAATTAGGAACCACAAAAGTTAAGATTACTCATAAAATAAAGTTTCAGAATGATTCATATAAAAAGATTGGGGCTCTTCACTGAATACCCCCCGTTCCAGGAACTAACTCAGGATGATCACCAACTCATTGGAAACAATTATCCCGAATAAAAGCTGGTAATCATTTTAAAGATTCATAAGAAACAGGATCTCCTAATAATTCATGGTTAAAGAAGTTTCCTCATCTTCCTAATACCTGTCCTAATAAGATATTAGGCACAATACAGTCAATATATACTCACATTGAAACTCGTGATTTTCGGGCGACAAAGGCAAAGACAATAATTCCGACAACAACCCCAAATAATACTCCTCCGTGAATACTCATTCCGGCTTTTCAAAAGGCAAATAATGATCAAAAGGGTGCACCCCCATCATAACCAATTAAGGGTTGGCTAGGATCTTCGTTATATTTTCCAAAAAAACTAGCCCCAAATAATGAAAATGGAATAATAATAAACACTGCTCAAATTAACGGTTCAACGGGAACATTCTTAGCCTTCAAACGGATATAACTAGCAAAAACCGCTAAAATCATCCCGGTCGTAATAAATACCGCATACATATGGACTCAACCACCATATGTTGCAATAATATTATGGGGAGTATTGTCCGGATTAATTCAACCCGGTGAAGGTTCGGCTAATAACAACTGATTTAACATTTTGTCATCCTTTCTCAAGATATCTTTTCCCACAATTTTAATTGTTTCTTTTATTATATATGATAAAGATTTTAAGTGCGGAAAAAAACAAAATATTTTAGTTTTTAAAATCTCGATTATGATAATATTTAAAAGGAGGTTAATAACCGAGAGTGTTTAAAACACCAACAATTATTTTGTTGGTGTTTTTTTATTAATCATCCACAAAAAGGAGGTGCTTTTAATGAAAAATGATGCTAAATACCCAGAGTTTTCTAATTTTGTATTTCCTGATTTTGAAGGTAATAAGTTAATAGCAAGTTGGGAAAAATGTCAAAGAGACTGTGTTTCCGATGATCCGAATGATATTTTCTCTATATTTTTTACCCAAAGTGTTAAATTAATTCAAGACCAATTTCAACTAGCAGTTAAGATTGTGAAAGAAAAAATCGGGTCTGATGAAGAATCAACAACAATAGTCCCAATAATATGTGAACAATTAGTTAAAAATATTACTACCATTCAATCTAACACAAATATTGCGATGTTAAAAATTATTAATAATGATATTTGGAAAAAGATAACATACCATAATTTTCAAAAAATTCCTGGCAAGTTCCGAATCTCAAAAGAAGAGAAAAAAATAATTGGTATAATTAATAATTTTATTAAAAAGAATGAAAACATCATGAAGAAAACTACCAACTGCTGAGAAAAAGAGAAAAAGAAAAATTTAACTAAAATTGCTGATTTACTAACCGCTTATCTCAAACTTACGGATGCTGAACAAGCCCAATTTACTGAAATAAATGATTT
The sequence above is drawn from the Spiroplasma eriocheiris genome and encodes:
- a CDS encoding DMT family transporter; amino-acid sequence: METKNLEQSKSHMFAASIFGVTSAIFYSLTPLFVFFFAGDNSTKITYAIFLATIQELMSFLLVAFATGFLEWKSLIHNNHKFKNLTYTLVLPFGYMCGVGLYSSIKNLILKLKHLRVWIMAGVGLLAGPISMALLMIAALFLNDGTLGNVILNTAPIYCMIISRVVLKEKINRFGLVGILITTLFTFGMLFNYFFMKEQINWKLIAGVLLSFVAALCYAFEGTISDYFLHSNKIQLSNYEVVSVKSFISFWTMLIIALPIASAIDNQPGYQGWVVFKSSFDLYGWQAILVYVSGIVMGTGRLMYFETVKLSNGTYALATQLTMLIWTPVLQILGNTFISEINVDKLQWYYWVWSALILLGLVIITFNENLNSYYNRWKLKHSTQRTLNSSAKPVKNPNKIIDN
- a CDS encoding ferritin-like domain-containing protein; translation: MLTKEMQKDLQEYLDEHAKMQFICYNLSTNADRLGYPGFAHYYQVQAQDEVLHQRRIMNFMMDRDGTFEMTKVEPVFKELKSIKEVVEEYAHHRKHFAEITNHFAARSRELGDLVTNKFYDWFIIDFYEELAEVKDILDWINMSNGDYYKLDRKMAKREEPDTKTVIDPFSPHN
- a CDS encoding NADH-dependent flavin oxidoreductase, giving the protein MNRKYEKLFSPFTFPNQVTIKNRIIMSPMTTFSGFENGKYTLDELNYYQARIEGVGMVIAGCAYVNRNGKAFIGQPAIDDDKYIPNLKKLADLIHEKHGVAIMQLHHGGRECHRETLLLPEPLSASAVISLREWAITPRAMTSEEILDTIEDFGAATLRAIKAGYDGVEIHGANTYLLQQFFSPHANQRKDEWGGTLKKRMKFPLAVVEKVLAVVKEHSTKPFIVGYRISPEEIENPGITLEDTCALMDHLVKYPLDYIHISNSWVWRKSLRNKENPTPVINEIINRFHDKIPLIAVGGVKTPDDALKVLDSNIPLVAMGRELIAEPQWVHKVESGNELAIRTSIKLSDLAELQIPQPLLDLFIEDNKNWKMSIED
- a CDS encoding prolipoprotein diacylglyceryl transferase — protein: MLNQLLLAEPSPGWINPDNTPHNIIATYGGWVHMYAVFITTGMILAVFASYIRLKAKNVPVEPLIWAVFIIIPFSLFGASFFGKYNEDPSQPLIGYDGGAPFWSLFAFWKAGMSIHGGVLFGVVVGIIVFAFVARKSRVSMWVYIDCIVPNILLGQVLGRWGNFFNHELLGDPVSYESLKWLPAFIRDNCFQWVGDHPELVPGTGGIQWRAPIFLYESFWNFILWVILTFVVPNFGKVLGPKPWKKDPQKYPFDFKYSIRHFFNRKIEEPDKLTWKEVWDKAFYYNNPTQKQLEQIKPKKFKETSSPTINRLKKWWVNDAKELTRLNNPEGYWITRSGVQAGLYFFGWNLIRFVLETQRENGADLFVMNNRPLDYAMLWMIAIFGLLMAAYAQWFAPIKLRKNGHLYEKEYVDYTNLANWKLEYYLQHQINYNQISQQQELETLIKTKVMTYLGYENKSFEEYFSLNDFKVFSHQDHITSFTFKIMTHNQPSNIFSDEISCEVALV